Part of the Lysobacter enzymogenes genome is shown below.
AGTCCTGATCCGTGGGTACCAGAGACAGCCCGTCGACGGCGGAGAACGTCCGGACGGTGTAGAAAATCACGTCGTTGGATCCTTCCGGGACCTCATGAAGCAGATGGTCCGGCTTGACGGTCGACGAGATCGAAATGCTGGACGCGGCCGATCCGTCGTCGCTGATGCTCGCAGTGCAGATTCCTTGGGTGAAGATGTAGGTGTACACGCCGGTCTCTTCGTCGATCTCACTGTCGAGCGGGTAGCCGACTCCGATCCGGTAGACGCCGGTGCTTACGCGCGACGGCGCTACGCCGATCCCGCAGTCGCTTTCGCCCGTGGAGGTTTGCAGCGAGCCGTCCGAATTGATGTAGCCGACGCACTTGCCATGAGCCGTATGCGGATCGATTGCGAGAAAAAGCGCCAACAAGGACAGGGCGGGGATTTTCAAGTCGAACCATCGATGCGCGCGAGCGAGTTTCGCGCTTTCGTCAGTGCTGTTCATTCGGGTTTGCTCAAAGAGAAGGGCGTGGTCTTGCCGGCCTGATCTAGTTGACGCAAGACAGGGAAAAATCCAGATCCGTCGGCGCCAGCGGCGATGCGTTGACGGCCGCATGGGTGCGTACCGTGTACGTGACAGTGCCATTGTGACCTGGGGGGACCACTCGCGGAGCCGTCGTAGGCTTCAGGTCGGGCCAGATCTTTACGGTCGACGCCGCGTCGCTGCCGTTGCCGGCGGTCACCGTGCAGATGCTCGCATGAAGCGTGTACAAGACTGCGCCGGTCGCCGGATCGGTCGTCTCTTCGATCGGATGATTCACGCCTACTTTGTAGACCCCGGCGCTCACGTGAACCGGGTTGTTGATCCAGCAGTCGGTTTCCCCGCGTCGCGCCTGCACCGATCCATCGGCATTGATGTAGGCCGTGCACGTGCCATATGCGAATACGGAAGGCGAGGCGACGGCGCATGCGAGCGCGATGCCTGCGCATGCCGTGGCGAACAACGGCTTGCCGGCGCGGCGCGAGCGCTGCGGTGGGTTCGGTTTTCTGCGCATGATTGCGGCACCTTCATAAGGGCGATGGCGCTCTGAGGGAGCGCCAAAGATACTGGGCGCCCTGCGGGGCCTTGTCTGTGACCGGCTTGCCGCTAGTGTTCGCGAAAGCCCGGATTTTCGCGTCCGAAACGGGGAGGTCGCGCAGGCGCGCAGTCGGGTCGCACACGGATTTCACAAGCGCCAGCCAGTCGACTGCCGGGCCGGACCGCCTGCCGCACAGCGCCGAAACAGCCGGCGTCCACGCTGCGAAAGACCATCGGCAGCCGGTCACTTTGGTGCGTACGACGGCAGGCTTCGAAACAACGCGAGGCTCCGCGCAGTGGCTCACGCCAGCTATCCAATCATTTCAGCGGCAGAAACAGTTCCACTACAACCTCATGCGCCGACATCCCCGGAATGGGCGCGAGCCGGCGCCGGCAATAGAGCGGAAAATCGCGCGCTTCTTCGCCGCTGGCCGGAAGCCAGTCGCGATAGAGATACAGCGCGGCGGGTTCGAGATTGTCAGTGTTGCCGGGATAGCGCAGCACGGCGCAGCGGCCGCCCGGAATCGTCCCGGGTTTCACCTCGGCATCGTTCGCCGTGATGGGCCGGTCCGTCGCAACGCACAGGTCCATGCTGTAGTCGGCGGGGTCCGCAGGCGTTCGTTCGGACCGGAACACCATAAAGCTGGGGCTCGACTCCGGCGGCAAGCCGGCGCTCTTGCGCCAACGCATGAAACGTTCGCGCGTTTCGGCGATGGCGCTCCGGTCGCCGCGATGTTCGATCATCGCCACCGGCGTATCTGCTACCTCGCGGACCACTACGTCGTTGCGATCGAAAACAATATGCATGAGCTTGTTCCTTGCGTTGTCGAGGGGGCCGAAGGCCGCGAGCCACACGCCCCAGTCGGGGGCTTTCCGAAACGATGACGGCGACTGCCCGAGCCGCTGCCTGAAGGCGCGGGCGAAAGCCTCGGGCGCGTCGTAACCGGCTTCCATCGCGATATCCGTAACGCTCGGCATCTCACTGGACGTCAGTCGTTGAGAGGCGCGCCGCATTCGCATGAGCTGGACATAACGGTGCAGCGACAACCCGAAAGCGGCCGCGAACTGGCGATGGAAATGAAACTTGGAGAAGGCGGCGGCCCGGCTGACCGCGTCCAGATCCAGGTCGGAATCGAGGTTCCGATCGATGTGCGCCAGCACGTTGCGCATTCGGGAGTAGTAATTTTGCGTCGCCGTTTTCATGGCTCGCCTGGGTCATCCGTTCCGGAGTGGCCAGGCTATCCTGCTCCTCCTGGCCGCGCCGCGCCCGACCGATCTTGCTGAGCTGGAGCAGGACTAAGCGGCGCAGAAGGTCGAATTGTGCCGCGCGCGCCGCAGGCAGGCGAGCAGGGAGCCGAAGCGCTCGCGCCGCCGCGGAGCATCGATGGTCGCTGGGGCGATCGCGATCATGGAGCTACGGGCGCCCGCCGGACACGCGAGGCGAGCCGGCACAACGCGCCGGCGCCGCGGTCCTCAGAACTTGCACCGCACGCTGGCCAGCACCGTTCGCGGCTCGCCGAAAGCGGTGCGGTCGCTGCTGGCGCCGCCGGGAATGTAGCGCTTGTCGAACAGGTTCTTGAAGTTCAGGCGGGCATCCCAGCGCGCGGCTTCGTACGAGAGCGCGGCGTCGAAGGTGGTGTAGCCGTCGAGGCGGAACGGCCGCTGGTATACCGGATCGAGCGGCTCATAGTTGTTGGCCAGACGCTCGCTCTCGGCGTGCGCGCCCAAGGCGATGCCCAGGCCGCTGAGCGGACCGGCGGGCACGGTGTAACGCGCCCACAGATTGGCGCTGTGGCGCGGCACGCCGGCTAGCCGTGCGCCCGAAGGCAGAGTCTGATCGCGCACGATTTCGGCCTGGGTCCAGGCATAGGCGAAGCTCAACTCCCAGTCGGCGCGCGGCCGCCATTGCCCTTCCAGCTCCACGCCGCGGCTGCGCTGTTCGCCGCGGGTGATGTAGTAGTTGGGATGTTGCGGATCTTCGCTGGCCATGTCCTGGCGGGTCAGCTCGAACACCGACAGCATCGCGTTGATGCGGCCGTCGTGCGGCGCGAGCTTCAGGCCGATTTCGTTGTTGACGCCGCGTTCGGGCGGCAGGGCGCTGCCGTCGAAGCTGCGGTAATTGGCTTGCGGCGCGAACGAACGCGAATGATTGAGGTACAGCGCCAACTGCGGCCGCAGCGCATAGGTCAGGCCGACGCGCGGGCTGAACTGCCGGTCCTCGGCGCGCCCGGGGCCGACGCCGCTGGAGGCGACGTCCCAGCGTCCGCCCAAGGTCAAGGTGGTGCGCGCACCGAGCTTGGCGTGATCCTGCAGGTACACGCCGCGCTGGCGCATGGCCTGATCGGTACGGGCGCCGTTGATGAAGGCCGGATGCAGGCCGGTGCGGCCGTACACCGGAGCGAACACATCCAGATCGTAGGGGCCCGGATCGAACGTATCGGTGTAATAGGAACGACGCTCGCTGTAGTCGTAGCCCAGCAGCCAGCGATGCTCGATCGCGCCGGTACGCAGCGTACCGCTCAGGCTGGTGTCCGAACGCAGGTCGTGGCCGCGCTCATCGTAGGGGCCGTAATAGAACCGCCCGAACGTGCGCAGGTCCGGGCTGACGCCGGCGACGAACAGCCAATGGTCCCAACTGTCGTGGAACTCGGAATACCGCACCGACTGGCGCAGTACCAGGCGCTCGCTGAAACGGTGCTCGAAGCTGTAGCCCAGCGCGTCGTAATCGCGGCTCTGCACCGCCGGCGCGTCGCGCTCGTTGATCGCACGGTGGCGCGGCAGGCGGCCGTTCGGATTCGCAAGCGCGCTGCCGTAGGCGGGGATCGGCGACCACGGATTGATCCGGTCGCGCTGCCAGGTGCCGAGCAAGGTGATCGAAGTCGCTTCGCCGATGTTCCAGGTCAGCGACGGCGCCAGATACTTGCGTTGCGCGCCGGAGAAATCGACGAAGAAGTCCTGGTCGCGGTAGATGGCGTTCAAGCGCGCGAGCACCCGGCCGTCGCGGTCGAGCGGGCTGTTGGCGTCGATGCCGACTTCGCGCAGGCTGTAGGAGCCGGCGGCCAGATCCACCGTGGCGAAGCGCTGCTCTTGCGGCCGTTTGCTGACCAGGTTGACCAGTCCCGACAGCGGCCCCTGCCCGTACAGACCCGAAGCCGGCCCCTTCACCACTTCGAGGCGATCCAGACCGCTGAGCTCGGTCGTCGCCATCGCATTCGACCACAGCAGGCCGTCCAGATAGGTCGCATCGGCCGAGGCGTTGAAGCCGCGGAGGTTGAAACCGTCGAAGAAACCGTAAACGTCGTTGCTGGTGACGCCGGCGACGTTGCGCAGCGCTTCGGGCAGACGGCGCGCGCCTTGCGCGTCGAGGGTTTCGCGGGTGACGGTCGACACCGCCTGCGGCGTTTCCAGGGTCGGCGCATCGAGCTTGAGCGCGGCGCTGGTTTCGCGGCGACGCTGGCCTTGCACCACGACATCGTCCAGGGTCACCGCCTTGCCGGCCGCGGCGTCGGCGGCGGGCGTCGCTTCGGCTTCTGCCTCGGCGGCGCGGGCGCGCGGGCTTGGCGCCATTGCGGCGGCCAGGGCGAGCGCGAGTACGCCGCCGCGGCGCGCGTTCGCAGCGACGCGCGCTCGTGCGTGCGTCGTGGGCGCCAGGGAAAGGTTCGCGGCAAGCGGAGGGGAAAGGGACAGACGCATGACGGGCTCCGGGGGGAAAGCGCCGTCTGCCGCTCGGGCCTCAGGCCGCCGGGCACGTGTGCGTGGTTGCGCCGCGCAGGCTGCGCGGCGCGCGAATGATAGGCCAAGCGCCGAAGCCGTCGCAAATCCAGGCCCGGCGGGCTGGGCTGTCGCTGGCCGTTGCCCGGATCTAGCCCTTGGGGGGCGGGGCTGCAAGGCGAGTCGTCATGAGTGGGCTATCTCCGAGTAATCCTGGGCAATCGAGAAAGTCGGATTCGGCTTGCCCGGGTTCCACCAGCGCCGGAGGTCTCGCGCCTTTCGGCAAAACGCCGCTCTCTGGCGTGTTGCGGGCGCTCCATCCCTGCCTGCGTTGTCGTTTCAGTCGCGGATTCGCCGCGCCCCACGCCGAGCCTTCTGGATTTCAGCGGTCGTGCCGAATATCCGCTCGGGCCGGGTTATCCCGTTGCAGAGCTCACTGGAGAAATGGTCTTGCGATTGCCTGGCTTCAGGGCAAATCGGCTTTTCCCCGAAACGTCAGCGCCGATCCGGCTGTTGCACGAATGAAACGCGTCGCTCGCTGGTTGCCGACGCTTTTGCGAGCGAAGTCGCATTGGCGCGAAATGGCCGCCGAATTCTGTGAGAGGAATCAAGCATCGATCGAAAAAAATGGCCGCCGCTTCCGCTCGACAGCGTAGTAGCTGGCGATGCGCCAAGACGCAGACGCTTGACCCCTAAGACGACGGTGCTTCCGTCGAATCGCGCAAACGGCGCGTGTTTCGACGGGAGCCGCTGGCTCCGTGCAGCCGGCGAATGCAGCAGCGGCGCCTCCCGGTCCTGGAGGCCAATCATTACGAAGGAGATTCCAGTATGGCAGGCATCCAATGGGCGGCTCCCCAATCCCTGGGCTACATCCCGTCCGGCAAGCTCGTGACGTTCACGGCGATGCATCAGGCCGAATACACGCAATACGTCCAGATCATCGACGCCAACAACCAGCCCATCAGTTTTTATACCTTGGACGGCAGCCAGGCGAAGTTTCCGATCTCGGGAAGCGGCGTCAACGTCGGCTTCCTCCAGAACGGCGCCGGCCGGTTCACCATGGCGGACGGGATGAAGGTCCAGTTCGGCAGCAGCGGGTCGCAACCTCCGAAGGTCTCGGCGGGCACTCCCGTCGTGTTCTTCATCGTCGACCAAATATTCGGTGGGGGCACCTTGTACGTAACGGAAGACGGCGCCGATAACGACTACAACGACACCAGCTTCGTTATCCAGTGGTACCAGTACGTGGGCTGACCCGCTTCCGCCCCGTTTCCGATCGAAGCGGGGCGGCATGACCGCTCATGAATTCCCATGGCAGCCGCGGTGGATCGCGTGGATTCACCGCGCGGCGCAACAACGACGGAGTGCGGCAATGAAGACCAGGATCATTATGTTCGGCGCACTCGCCAGTGCGCTGGCGATGTCCGCAGCGTGTACGAAAACCGAACCCACTGTCGCCGCTTCAGCGATCTCCAAGGACCAGACGACGCCGTTTCCGGGCGGCGCGCCGATCACGGCGGCCGACCTGACCGCGACGCCGGCGGTTTTGCCCGCCGCGCCGCCGGCGTACAACTACGATCCCTACAACCCGAACATCACCCACGCGCAGTACGCGCGTTTCGCTTGGCGTCAGTTCATCCACTTCAATTCACCGGCGCAGAAGAACGGCGTCGATGCCGCCGGCAAGTCTCCGGTCGTGCGCGGGACCATCGATCCGGGCCGCAACTTCGCCGCATCCGGCGCCAGCGACTTCTACCAGAGCGGCACGGGCGCCGCTTCCAACTTCAGCAGCAATCAGCTGGTCTGGGAAACCTTCGCGCACCGGTCCGAGCTGTTCCCCGCGGGTTCGGCTCCCAAAGGGAACCTCGCGGCGCTGGATCCCGAGTACGTCTTCCAGGGCAACCTCAAGGTCGCCTCGACCGATGCCCGGTTCAACAATCTCGACGAAAACACCCAGATCGGCCAGAACCAGATCTTCTTCCCGAAGAACGGCAGCACGCCGTCGGCCAACCCCCAGGACGATCACATCATCCTGTTCCAGGCCAAGGTGAACCCGGTCGAATACGACTACATCAAATCCATCTACAACGCCGACAAGCCCCCGGCCTCGCTGGAACTGCCTCCCAACGGGACGAACCAGGCAGAGTCCGTCGAGGTCAAATCGGCATGGCGGGAAATGACGCCGGCCTTGATCGCGTCCGGCCGTTATCACACGGCCGAAGCCTTGTACTACTACAAGGAAAATGGGGTGACTCAGGCGCGCGTGGCCACGTTCGGCCTGGTCGGCCTGCACATCCTGCGCAAGATGGAAAACTACCCGACGTTCGTCTACACCACCTTCGAACAGATAGACAGCCTGACCACGCCGGACAAGCAAGACACCGGCTTGTATCTCATCAACCTCTACAACGAGATGCAGTACGACGCATCGGTGCCGCCGGCGACGCGGCCGTCGGCGATCCTCAATTCCGGATCCAACCGGACCCTGGTCGAACTGCCGTTGGCGGGCCCGGTGGACAGCGCTCACGGCTAC
Proteins encoded:
- a CDS encoding TonB-dependent siderophore receptor, producing MAPSPRARAAEAEAEATPAADAAAGKAVTLDDVVVQGQRRRETSAALKLDAPTLETPQAVSTVTRETLDAQGARRLPEALRNVAGVTSNDVYGFFDGFNLRGFNASADATYLDGLLWSNAMATTELSGLDRLEVVKGPASGLYGQGPLSGLVNLVSKRPQEQRFATVDLAAGSYSLREVGIDANSPLDRDGRVLARLNAIYRDQDFFVDFSGAQRKYLAPSLTWNIGEATSITLLGTWQRDRINPWSPIPAYGSALANPNGRLPRHRAINERDAPAVQSRDYDALGYSFEHRFSERLVLRQSVRYSEFHDSWDHWLFVAGVSPDLRTFGRFYYGPYDERGHDLRSDTSLSGTLRTGAIEHRWLLGYDYSERRSYYTDTFDPGPYDLDVFAPVYGRTGLHPAFINGARTDQAMRQRGVYLQDHAKLGARTTLTLGGRWDVASSGVGPGRAEDRQFSPRVGLTYALRPQLALYLNHSRSFAPQANYRSFDGSALPPERGVNNEIGLKLAPHDGRINAMLSVFELTRQDMASEDPQHPNYYITRGEQRSRGVELEGQWRPRADWELSFAYAWTQAEIVRDQTLPSGARLAGVPRHSANLWARYTVPAGPLSGLGIALGAHAESERLANNYEPLDPVYQRPFRLDGYTTFDAALSYEAARWDARLNFKNLFDKRYIPGGASSDRTAFGEPRTVLASVRCKF
- a CDS encoding AraC family transcriptional regulator, whose amino-acid sequence is MKTATQNYYSRMRNVLAHIDRNLDSDLDLDAVSRAAAFSKFHFHRQFAAAFGLSLHRYVQLMRMRRASQRLTSSEMPSVTDIAMEAGYDAPEAFARAFRQRLGQSPSSFRKAPDWGVWLAAFGPLDNARNKLMHIVFDRNDVVVREVADTPVAMIEHRGDRSAIAETRERFMRWRKSAGLPPESSPSFMVFRSERTPADPADYSMDLCVATDRPITANDAEVKPGTIPGGRCAVLRYPGNTDNLEPAALYLYRDWLPASGEEARDFPLYCRRRLAPIPGMSAHEVVVELFLPLK